One Aliiroseovarius sediminilitoris DNA window includes the following coding sequences:
- a CDS encoding cold-shock protein, with product MANGTVKWFNSTKGFGFIAPESGGKDVFVHISAVERAGLTGLADDQKVTFDIEPGRDGRESATNIALA from the coding sequence ATGGCTAATGGAACCGTCAAATGGTTTAACTCAACTAAAGGTTTTGGCTTTATTGCACCTGAAAGCGGTGGCAAGGACGTGTTTGTACACATCTCTGCTGTCGAACGTGCAGGCCTGACCGGTCTGGCAGACGACCAGAAAGTGACTTTCGACATCGAGCCCGGTCGTGACGGCCGCGAAAGCGCGACGAATATCGCTCTGGCATAA
- a CDS encoding flavin reductase family protein, whose product MTNFTPSPDHAAAFRAALGLFTTGVTIVTAKSMRGPLAMTVNSFTSVSLDPPLILWCPAKISARHDAFVAAKHFAVHLLCDDQIDIARSFARQGEDFSNLECRQDFHGVPVIEPCLARFDCTTEQIVDAGDHSIVLGRVHRVTAHEGRPLTFHAGRFGGFDSTT is encoded by the coding sequence ATGACCAACTTCACGCCAAGCCCGGATCACGCTGCCGCCTTTCGCGCAGCCCTTGGCCTGTTCACCACTGGCGTGACCATCGTGACCGCCAAATCAATGCGGGGTCCGTTGGCGATGACGGTGAACAGTTTTACCTCGGTTTCGCTTGACCCCCCGCTGATCCTGTGGTGTCCAGCCAAAATTTCGGCCCGCCATGATGCCTTTGTGGCCGCCAAACATTTCGCGGTTCACCTGCTCTGTGATGACCAGATCGACATCGCGCGCAGTTTTGCGCGTCAGGGCGAGGATTTCTCGAATTTAGAATGTCGCCAGGATTTTCATGGTGTGCCGGTGATCGAACCCTGCCTGGCCCGCTTTGACTGCACAACCGAACAGATTGTCGATGCGGGAGACCATTCGATCGTATTGGGACGGGTCCACCGGGTCACGGCTCATGAAGGTCGCCCACTGACTTTCCATGCGGGCCGGTTCGGGGGGTTTGACAGCACGACCTGA
- a CDS encoding YeeE/YedE family protein produces MFDWISDANLAALIGLVGGVMLGLSARLGRFCTLGAIEDALYAGSSLRIRMWGIAIGVAMIGTHLLIATGVIPLEDAIYMRLGWNPLASVIGGLLFGYGMALSGNCGFGALARLGGGDLRAFVIVVVMGLSAYVAISGPLAHLRVLAFPETLADPAALPSISVKLEALSGLSAPTIGIVAGVLLILAMFTGKEMRHAPQTVFWAVVAGLAVVIGWGGTAWVFTNGFAATPVESHTFSAPLGDTLIYLMTSSGSSLNFGVGSVAGVLIGAFTGCLFKGHFRWEACEDPRELKRQIGGAAIMGLGAVIAFGCSIGQGLSAFAILYYGAPVTFLAIVAGAALGLKQLISGFAVAE; encoded by the coding sequence ATGTTCGACTGGATCAGCGACGCCAATCTTGCCGCATTGATCGGCCTCGTCGGCGGCGTGATGTTGGGTCTGTCGGCCCGGCTGGGACGGTTCTGCACCCTTGGTGCTATCGAAGACGCGTTATATGCTGGATCGTCGCTGCGGATACGCATGTGGGGCATCGCGATCGGGGTCGCCATGATTGGCACCCATCTGTTGATCGCTACGGGTGTCATTCCGCTGGAAGATGCAATCTATATGCGGCTGGGTTGGAACCCGCTCGCCTCGGTCATCGGCGGTTTGCTGTTTGGGTATGGCATGGCGCTGTCCGGCAATTGCGGTTTCGGCGCGTTGGCGCGGCTTGGCGGTGGCGATCTGCGGGCCTTTGTGATTGTCGTGGTGATGGGACTGTCCGCATATGTCGCGATCTCGGGGCCGCTGGCCCATCTGCGCGTGCTTGCTTTTCCTGAAACCCTGGCGGACCCAGCGGCACTGCCGTCAATCTCGGTCAAGCTCGAAGCGCTTTCGGGCCTGTCTGCTCCTACCATCGGCATTGTGGCCGGGGTGCTCCTGATCCTGGCCATGTTCACCGGCAAAGAGATGCGGCACGCCCCCCAGACCGTATTCTGGGCCGTGGTCGCTGGACTCGCCGTGGTGATCGGCTGGGGCGGCACGGCCTGGGTCTTCACCAACGGCTTTGCGGCTACCCCGGTGGAAAGTCACACCTTTTCAGCCCCGTTGGGAGATACGCTGATCTACCTGATGACCTCGTCCGGCTCGTCGTTGAATTTTGGCGTCGGCAGCGTTGCGGGTGTTTTGATAGGCGCTTTTACTGGTTGCCTGTTCAAAGGGCACTTCCGCTGGGAAGCCTGCGAAGACCCGCGCGAGTTGAAACGTCAGATCGGCGGCGCGGCCATCATGGGACTGGGTGCCGTCATCGCCTTTGGGTGTTCCATCGGGCAAGGCCTGTCTGCCTTTGCGATCCTGTATTACGGTGCGCCCGTAACCTTTCTGGCCATCGTGGCCGGGGCAGCCTTGGGTTTGAAGCAGCTGATTTCCGGCTTTGCCGTCGCCGAGTGA
- a CDS encoding ArsR/SmtB family transcription factor, with translation MALPVIREDMTSDELDKMMASACDASTLLKAISHEGRLMILCHLVTGEKSVTELEHLLHARQAAVSQQLARLRLEGLVTPRREGKTIFYSLTDERPRRILEVIYELFCSTDDADQVKKAAE, from the coding sequence ATGGCATTGCCTGTCATCCGCGAGGACATGACGAGCGACGAGCTGGACAAGATGATGGCCAGCGCCTGCGACGCCTCGACCCTTCTGAAGGCGATCAGCCACGAAGGGCGGCTTATGATCCTGTGCCATCTAGTCACCGGCGAAAAATCCGTGACCGAGTTGGAACACCTTTTACATGCGCGCCAAGCAGCCGTGTCGCAGCAACTTGCACGCTTGCGTCTTGAAGGGCTTGTGACCCCGCGCCGCGAGGGCAAGACGATCTTTTATTCGCTGACCGATGAACGCCCGCGGCGCATTCTGGAAGTGATTTACGAGTTGTTTTGTTCGACGGACGACGCGGACCAGGTGAAGAAGGCCGCCGAATAA
- a CDS encoding thioredoxin domain-containing protein — MSRLRAVLTAMLLGFFAPPALAAELVMVEEPGCPWCAKWERELGAIYPKTPEGQFAPLRKVQLHDLRKTDGPASLGIVLDRPVMFTPTFLLIEDGKELARIQGYPGEDFFWGLLDRMLSEKTTYPAPAPIAN; from the coding sequence ATGTCGCGTCTTCGTGCTGTCCTGACAGCCATGTTACTGGGCTTCTTTGCGCCGCCTGCCCTTGCGGCAGAACTGGTCATGGTCGAAGAACCCGGCTGCCCATGGTGTGCAAAATGGGAACGTGAGCTTGGGGCAATCTATCCCAAGACCCCCGAAGGCCAGTTCGCACCGCTGCGTAAGGTGCAACTTCATGATCTTCGAAAAACGGACGGTCCGGCCAGTCTGGGCATCGTGCTGGACCGCCCTGTCATGTTTACACCCACCTTTCTGCTGATCGAAGACGGGAAGGAACTTGCGCGAATACAGGGCTATCCGGGCGAGGATTTTTTCTGGGGGTTGCTGGATCGGATGTTGAGTGAAAAGACGACCTACCCAGCCCCGGCACCGATCGCCAACTGA
- a CDS encoding cytochrome c biogenesis CcdA family protein: MLDISFAGAALAGVLSFFTPCILPMVPFYLSYMAGISMNELTGEGRISQGAQRRLVVSAIAFAFGVTTIFILLGLGATALGSAFARYKEPLSYVGAAILLAFGLHFLGVVKIPFLYREARLESTAAPSTLIGAYLMGLAFGFGWTPCVGPALASILMIASGMGDVWRGASLLAVYGLAMTTPFVIAALFARPFLAWAGRNRKYLPWVERAMGGMLVVFAILIATNSVNVIGQLMLEWMPWFGNVG; the protein is encoded by the coding sequence ATGCTCGACATCTCATTTGCTGGTGCAGCGCTTGCCGGGGTGTTGTCTTTCTTCACGCCGTGCATTCTGCCGATGGTGCCGTTTTACCTAAGTTACATGGCCGGTATCTCGATGAACGAGTTGACGGGCGAGGGCAGGATCAGTCAGGGCGCGCAACGACGGCTTGTTGTGTCCGCGATCGCCTTTGCGTTCGGTGTGACGACGATTTTCATCCTGTTGGGGCTTGGAGCGACGGCGCTGGGGTCGGCATTTGCACGATATAAAGAACCGCTGAGTTATGTCGGGGCGGCGATCCTGTTGGCGTTTGGCCTGCATTTCCTGGGTGTCGTCAAGATCCCGTTTCTGTATCGCGAGGCGCGACTGGAAAGCACCGCTGCCCCCAGCACCCTGATCGGGGCCTATCTGATGGGGCTGGCCTTTGGCTTTGGCTGGACGCCCTGCGTCGGGCCAGCCCTTGCCTCGATCCTGATGATCGCATCGGGGATGGGCGACGTGTGGCGCGGGGCATCGCTGCTGGCGGTTTATGGGCTGGCAATGACCACGCCGTTCGTGATTGCGGCGTTGTTTGCGCGACCGTTTCTGGCGTGGGCCGGACGCAACCGGAAATATCTGCCCTGGGTCGAGCGGGCGATGGGGGGCATGCTTGTGGTATTCGCGATTCTGATCGCGACCAACAGCGTGAATGTCATTGGGCAGCTGATGTTGGAATGGATGCCGTGGTTTGGCAATGTGGGTTAG
- the soxX gene encoding sulfur oxidation c-type cytochrome SoxX, producing MKRTTITLVALLAGLGMANAETVAPADVKFEEGAIAQSLTGVAGNPMEGAKVVSTKSLGNCVACHEITDLADVPFHGEVGPLLDGAGDRWSEAELRGIVANAKMMFEDSMMPSFYKTDGFTRLGNAYTGKAHQGEVEPLLSAQQIEDVVAYLMTLK from the coding sequence ATGAAGCGGACAACGATCACGCTTGTCGCTCTGCTTGCAGGGCTCGGAATGGCAAACGCCGAAACGGTCGCGCCTGCGGATGTCAAGTTTGAAGAAGGGGCGATTGCCCAGTCTTTGACGGGCGTCGCCGGCAATCCGATGGAAGGCGCCAAAGTCGTATCGACAAAATCACTGGGCAACTGTGTTGCCTGCCACGAAATCACTGATCTGGCTGACGTGCCGTTCCATGGTGAGGTTGGTCCGCTGCTTGACGGCGCTGGCGACCGCTGGAGCGAGGCGGAACTGCGCGGCATCGTGGCGAATGCCAAGATGATGTTCGAAGATTCGATGATGCCGTCTTTCTACAAGACAGATGGATTTACACGTCTGGGCAACGCCTATACCGGCAAGGCCCACCAGGGCGAGGTTGAACCGCTGTTGTCAGCGCAGCAGATCGAAGATGTTGTCGCCTATCTGATGACGCTGAAATAA
- the soxY gene encoding thiosulfate oxidation carrier protein SoxY, which produces MKFTRRDALVLGLGATAVAMLPMRAAAAAEDAIAAFTGGAEMGEGGVTLTAPEIAENGNTVPVSVDAPGAESIILLAAGNPTPNVAQFNFGEAAGSQAASTRMRLAGTQDVIAIAKMPDGSFVKASSTVKVTIGGCGG; this is translated from the coding sequence ATGAAATTCACACGACGTGATGCTCTGGTGCTTGGTCTCGGCGCAACCGCCGTCGCCATGTTGCCGATGCGCGCCGCCGCCGCTGCGGAAGACGCGATTGCCGCCTTTACCGGCGGTGCTGAGATGGGCGAGGGTGGTGTCACCCTGACCGCCCCGGAGATCGCCGAGAACGGTAATACTGTACCGGTGTCGGTTGATGCGCCCGGTGCGGAATCCATCATTCTGCTGGCCGCTGGCAATCCGACCCCCAACGTTGCCCAGTTTAACTTCGGCGAAGCGGCTGGCAGTCAGGCGGCTTCGACCCGGATGCGTCTGGCGGGCACGCAGGACGTGATCGCCATCGCCAAAATGCCCGATGGAAGCTTTGTGAAAGCGTCATCGACGGTAAAAGTCACTATCGGCGGCTGCGGCGGCTAA
- the soxZ gene encoding thiosulfate oxidation carrier complex protein SoxZ: MAKGVKPRVKVPKSASAGEVVTLKTLISHKMESGQRKDGDGNLIPRSIINRFTCELNGKMVIDVKLEPAISTNPYFEFDAKVDEAGEFKFTWYDDDGSVYEETKPIAVG; this comes from the coding sequence ATGGCAAAAGGTGTAAAACCCCGCGTAAAAGTCCCCAAGTCGGCAAGTGCCGGCGAAGTGGTGACATTGAAGACCCTGATCAGCCACAAGATGGAATCGGGTCAGCGCAAAGATGGCGACGGCAATTTGATCCCGCGGTCGATTATCAATCGCTTCACGTGCGAGTTGAACGGCAAGATGGTTATTGACGTGAAGCTTGAACCTGCGATCTCGACCAACCCGTATTTTGAATTCGATGCCAAGGTCGATGAGGCCGGCGAGTTCAAGTTTACTTGGTATGACGATGATGGCTCTGTCTATGAAGAAACAAAGCCAATCGCGGTCGGCTGA
- the soxA gene encoding sulfur oxidation c-type cytochrome SoxA, with protein sequence MKKLHGIAALIAAAFTGATIATADENAELIINGDIEIVTKTTAPAHLSDALDEVMSGWRFRSDQTQTMQMDDFDNPGMLGVENGAEIWATADGSEGKSCADCHGAPEEMAGVKAVYPKWNEEAGEVRTLQMQVNDCRENRMGAEPWGYDNSAAIDVEALLASVSRGMPVNVAIDGPAQATWEKGKEIYYTRYGQLELSCANCHENNYGNMIRADHLSQGQINGFPTYRLKNTKLNGSHSRFKGCIRDTRAETFSTGSPEFVALELYVASRGNGLSVEGPSVRN encoded by the coding sequence ATGAAAAAACTTCACGGCATTGCAGCATTGATCGCTGCCGCGTTCACCGGGGCGACGATCGCCACAGCGGATGAAAACGCTGAACTGATCATCAATGGCGATATCGAGATCGTCACCAAAACCACGGCGCCCGCGCATCTGTCGGATGCGCTGGACGAAGTGATGTCTGGTTGGCGGTTCCGGTCAGATCAGACACAAACCATGCAAATGGATGATTTCGACAACCCCGGCATGTTGGGCGTCGAAAACGGGGCCGAGATATGGGCCACCGCAGACGGATCGGAAGGCAAGTCCTGTGCCGATTGTCATGGCGCACCCGAGGAGATGGCGGGCGTAAAGGCCGTGTATCCCAAGTGGAACGAAGAGGCCGGTGAAGTGCGTACACTTCAGATGCAGGTCAATGATTGTCGCGAAAACCGTATGGGGGCTGAGCCTTGGGGCTATGACAACAGCGCTGCCATCGACGTCGAGGCGCTTCTGGCGTCCGTCTCGCGCGGGATGCCTGTCAATGTCGCCATTGATGGCCCAGCGCAGGCCACGTGGGAAAAAGGCAAGGAAATCTATTACACACGCTATGGCCAGTTGGAACTGAGCTGCGCGAACTGCCATGAAAACAACTATGGCAACATGATCCGCGCTGACCACCTGAGCCAAGGCCAGATCAACGGGTTTCCGACCTATCGCTTGAAAAACACCAAGCTGAACGGGTCGCATTCGCGCTTCAAGGGCTGCATTCGTGACACCCGCGCCGAAACGTTCAGCACAGGATCGCCCGAGTTCGTGGCGCTTGAGCTTTATGTCGCTTCGCGTGGCAATGGCCTGTCGGTCGAAGGGCCGTCAGTCCGCAACTAA
- the soxB gene encoding thiosulfohydrolase SoxB, with protein sequence MISRRDFLQVSMAASALYGTSGFGNWARLAAQQALTQDDLLKFDTFGNVSLIHITDIHAQLKPIYFREPEINIGVGAAKGQMPHVTGAAFRRAYGIEDGSPSAYALTYNDFAALAQTYGRVGGMDRVATVVNAIRAERPDALLLDGGDTWHGSYTCYHTEGQDVVNVMNALKPDAMTFHWEFTLGSDRVNEIVDGLPFAALGQNIFDAEWDEPAELFKPYKFFERGGVKVAVIGQAFPYMPIANPGWMFPEYSFGIRDENMQAMVDEVRAAGAELVVVLSHNGFDVDKKMASKVKGIDVILSGHTHDALPEPVQVEQTFIIASGSNSKFVSRVDLDVRDGKMMGIRHKLIPIFADVITPDATITQLIDEQRAPFKTELEEVIGTTDTLLYRRGNFNGSWDDLICDALINEREADIAMSPGVRWGPSILPGQEITREDIWNVTSMTYGKAYRTEMTGEFIHTILEDVADNLFNPDPYYQQGGDMVRIGGMGYRIDITKPQGDRITEMTLLKTGETIDPAKTYVVAGWASVNEGTEGPQIWDVVESHIKKQGTIRLDPNNSVAVVGA encoded by the coding sequence ATGATCTCTCGCCGCGACTTTCTTCAGGTCTCGATGGCTGCCTCGGCGCTTTATGGCACGTCGGGTTTTGGTAACTGGGCGCGACTGGCTGCGCAGCAGGCGCTGACACAGGATGATCTTCTGAAGTTCGACACGTTTGGCAATGTCAGCCTAATCCATATCACCGACATTCATGCGCAACTGAAACCGATCTATTTCCGCGAGCCCGAGATCAATATTGGCGTAGGTGCTGCCAAAGGGCAGATGCCGCATGTGACCGGCGCGGCGTTCCGTCGCGCTTACGGTATCGAAGATGGATCACCGTCTGCTTACGCCCTGACCTATAACGACTTTGCCGCGTTGGCACAGACTTATGGGCGTGTCGGCGGGATGGATCGTGTGGCCACGGTGGTCAACGCCATTCGCGCCGAACGTCCCGACGCGTTGCTGCTGGATGGGGGCGACACCTGGCACGGGTCTTACACCTGCTATCACACCGAAGGGCAGGACGTGGTCAACGTAATGAACGCGCTGAAACCCGATGCGATGACGTTCCATTGGGAATTCACGCTGGGATCGGACCGCGTGAACGAGATTGTCGACGGGCTGCCCTTTGCTGCCCTCGGCCAGAACATTTTCGATGCTGAGTGGGACGAACCCGCCGAACTGTTCAAACCCTACAAGTTCTTTGAACGTGGCGGGGTCAAAGTTGCCGTGATCGGTCAGGCCTTCCCTTATATGCCCATCGCCAATCCCGGCTGGATGTTCCCCGAATACTCGTTCGGTATTCGCGACGAGAACATGCAGGCGATGGTGGACGAGGTGCGCGCGGCAGGGGCCGAACTGGTTGTGGTGCTCAGCCATAACGGCTTTGACGTGGACAAGAAAATGGCCAGCAAAGTCAAAGGGATCGACGTGATCCTGTCGGGCCACACCCATGACGCGCTACCCGAACCGGTGCAGGTGGAACAAACCTTCATCATCGCGTCAGGGTCGAACTCGAAATTCGTCAGCCGCGTCGATCTGGATGTGCGGGATGGCAAGATGATGGGGATCCGTCACAAGCTGATCCCGATCTTCGCCGACGTGATCACACCGGATGCTACTATCACCCAACTGATTGACGAACAGCGCGCGCCCTTCAAGACCGAGTTGGAAGAGGTGATTGGGACCACCGACACGCTTTTGTATCGTCGCGGCAATTTCAACGGATCGTGGGATGACCTGATCTGCGATGCGCTGATCAACGAACGCGAAGCCGACATCGCCATGTCGCCCGGCGTGCGTTGGGGGCCGTCGATCCTGCCGGGGCAGGAGATCACGCGCGAGGATATCTGGAACGTCACCTCGATGACTTACGGCAAAGCATACCGCACTGAAATGACGGGCGAGTTCATTCACACGATCCTTGAGGATGTTGCCGACAATCTGTTCAACCCCGATCCCTACTACCAGCAGGGCGGTGACATGGTGCGGATCGGTGGCATGGGCTACCGCATCGATATCACCAAGCCACAGGGTGACCGGATCACCGAAATGACGCTGTTGAAAACCGGCGAGACGATTGATCCGGCCAAAACCTATGTGGTCGCTGGCTGGGCATCGGTGAACGAAGGCACCGAAGGCCCGCAGATATGGGACGTGGTCGAAAGCCACATCAAGAAGCAAGGCACCATCAGGCTGGACCCGAACAATTCAGTTGCAGTGGTCGGCGCCTGA